In Prunus dulcis chromosome 1, ALMONDv2, whole genome shotgun sequence, the following are encoded in one genomic region:
- the LOC117616184 gene encoding uncharacterized protein LOC117616184 isoform X1, giving the protein MDFGASSSSRVLNSNQLSCFSYVPPKCQRHLEPSSLYCLNHPRNSSLALSRRDCALRATIKDTNVTTEKVNGDCSAEIEHSILTALSPLDGRYWGKVKELAPYMSEYGLIYYRVLVEIKWLLKLSQILEVTEVPGFSDGAQSYLQGIIDRFCISDALEIKRIEKMTNHDVKAVEYFLKQKCRSHPEIAKVLEFFHFACTSEDINNLAHALMLKEAINNVIFPVMDDLIEAICDMSKDNASIPMLSRTHGQTASPTTLGKEMAIFAVRLGIQRHRISEVKIMGKFAGAVGNYNAHLAAYPNINWPQIAEEFVTSLGVSFNHYVTQIETHDYMSKVFNAFNRFNNILIDFDSDIWRYISLGYFKQTTRAGEIGSSTMPHKVNPIDFENSEGNLGVASGSLSYLSEKLPKSRLQRDLTDSTVLRNMGVGLGHSLLAYRSTLQGISKLQVNEARISEELNQSWEVLAEAIQTVMRRYSVPEPYEKLKELTRGRTVTKDRIREFIKGLELPEEPKIILSNLTPHSYVGAAVKLARMVDTAVRATRKNTNVSTEKVKMVSGNSSSESEVVNLMALSPLDGRYWGKVKDLAPYMSEYGLIYFRVLVEIKWLLWLSQIPEVTEVPTFSENARSYLQEMIDGFSYNNALEIKKIEKVTNHDVKAVEYFLKQRFQSHPEIATVLEFFHFACTSEDINNLAHALMLKEAVNSVIYPVMDDLVEAVCNMAKDNAHISMLSRTHGQPASPTTLGKEMANFAVRLSRERHEISRVEIMGKFAGAVGNYNAHLVAYPDINWPQIAEEFVTSLGLSFNPYVTQIEPHDYMAELFHAFSQFNNILIDFDRDIWDYISLGYFKQTTKAGEIGSSTMPHKVNPIDFENSEGNLGVANGSFYHLSMKLPISRWQRDLTDSTVLRNMGLGLGHSLLAYKSTLQGISKLQVNEGCISEDLNLTWEVLAEPIQTVMRRYGVPEPYEKLKELTRGRAVTKESIVDFMQGLELPNEAKSNLLKLTPHSYVGAAVELARTVDIAVKVV; this is encoded by the exons ATGGACTTTGGAGCCTCTTCGTCTTCTAGGGTTCTGAACAGCAACCAGCTCTCGTGCTTCAGCTATGTACCACCCAAATGCCAGAGGCATCTGGAGCCCTCAAGCCTTTACTGCCTTAATCATCCCAGAAATTCTTCCTTGGCACTCTCTCGCAGAGATTGTGCTCTACGAGCCACCATTAAAGACACCAATGTCACCACGGAGAAGGTGAATGGTGATTGTTCTGCTGAAATCGAGCATTCGATTTTGACGGCGTTGTCCCCATTGGACGGTCGTTATTGGGGTAAAGTCAAGGAATTAGCTCCTTATATGAGTGAATATGGGCTAATTTACTACCGCGTTCTAGTTGAG ATCAAATGGTTGTTGAAACTATCACAAATTCTTGAAGTCACAGAGGTGCCCGGTTTCAGTGACGGTGCTCAGTCTTACTTGCAAGGAATTATAGATAGATTTTGCATCAGTGATGCATTAGAAATCAAGAGGATTGAGAAAATGACTAACCATGATGTAAAAGCAGTGGAGTACTTCTTGAAACAGAAATGCAGATCACATCCAGAAATAGCTAAG gtgcttgaattttttcattttgcttgCACATCTGAGGACATCAACAATCTTGCTCATGCATTGATGTTAAAAGAAGCTATCAACAATGTTATATTTCCTGTCATGGACGATTTGATTGAGGCAATAtgtgacatgtcaaaggataaTGCTTCCATTCCCATGCTCTCTCGCACACATGGTCAGACAGCTTCACCCACAACTTTGGGGAAGGAAATGGCAATTTTTGCTGTGCGGCTAGGCATACAAAGGCACAGAATTTCTGAGGTCAAGATAATGGGGAAGTTTGCAGGTGCTGTAGGAAATTACAATGCTCATCTAGCTGCATATCCTAATATTAATTGGCCCCAAATTGCTGAAGAGTTTGTAACATCTCTTGGAGTGAGTTTTAATCATTATGTTACTCAGATCGAGACTCATGATTATATGTCTAAAGTTTTTAACGCATTCAACCGattcaataatatattaattgaCTTTGATAGTGATATATGGCGCTACATATCTTTGGGTTACTTCAAGCAGACAACTAGGGCTGGTGAAATTGGCTCATCAACAATGCCTCACAAAGTAAACCCtattgattttgaaaataGTGAAGGTAATCTTGGTGTGGCTAGTGGAAGTCTTTCCTACTTGAGTGAGAAGTTGCCTAAATCGCGTTTGCAGCGTGACCTGACTGATTCTACTGTTCTGAGGAACATGGGTGTTGGACTAGGACACTCTCTTCTTGCTTACAGAAGCACACTGCAGGGAATATCAAAGCTTCAGGTTAATGAAGCTCGCATAAGTGAGGAGTTGAACCAATCTTGGGAGGTGCTTGCTGAAGCAATACAAACTGTTATGCGAAGATATAGTGTTCCTGAGCCTTATGAGAAGCTGAAGGAACTAACAAGAGGAAGAACAGTTACCAAAGACAGAATAAGAGAGTTCATTAAAGGCTTGGAATTACCTGAGGAACCAAAGATCATTTTATCAAATCTGACGCCGCATAGCTATGTTGGAGCAGCAGTTAAACTGGCCAGGATGGTAGACACGGCTGTTAGAGCCACCAGAAAAAACACCAATGTTTCCACTGAGAAGGTGAAGATGGTGTCTGGCAACTCTTCTAGTGAATCTGAGGTTGTGAATTTGATGGCTTTGTCACCATTGGATGGTCGGTATTGGGGTAAAGTCAAGGACTTGGCTCCTTACATGAGTGAGTATGGTCTGATCTACTTCCGTGTTCTAGTTGAGATCAAATGGTTGCTATGGCTTTCACAAATTCCTGAAGTCACAGAGGTACCCACCTTCAGTGAAAATGCTCGGTCTTATTTGCAAGAAATGATTGATGGATTTAGTTACAATAATGCATTAGAAATAAAGAAGATTGAGAAAGTGACAAATCATGATGTGAAAGCGGTGGAGTACTTCTTGAAACAGAGATTCCAATCACATCCAGAAATAGCTACGGTGCTggaattttttcattttgcttgCACATCCGAGGACATCAACAATCTTGCCCATGCATTAATGTTGAAAGAAGCCGTGAACAGTGTCATATATCCTGTCATGGATGATTTGGTTGAGGCAGTATGTAACATGGCCAAGGACAATGCTCATATTTCTATGCTCTCTCGTACTCATGGACAGCCTGCTTCACCCACAACTTTGGGAAAGGAAATGGCAAATTTTGCAGTCAGATTAAGCAGAGAAAGGCACGAGATCTCTCGGGTGGAAATAATGGGAAAATTTGCTGGTGCGGTTGGAAATTACAATGCTCATCTTGTCGCATATCCTGATATTAATTGGCCCCAAATTGCTGAAGAGTTTGTAACATCTCTTGGGTTGAGTTTTAATCCCTATGTTACGCAGATTGAACCTCATGACTATATGGCAGAACTTTTTCATGCATTTAGCCAGTTCAACAATATATTGATTGACTTTGATAGAGATATATGGGACTACATATCTTTGGGATATTTTAAGCAGACAACAAAGGCTGGTGAGATTGGGTCTTCAACAATGCCTCACAAGGTAAACCctattgattttgaaaacagTGAAGGTAACCTTGGTGTGGCTAATGGCAGTTTTTATCATCTGAGCATGAAGTTGCCTATTTCGCGTTGGCAGCGTGACTTGACGGATTCAACTGTTTTAAGGAACATGGGTTTAGGATTAGGGCATTCTCTTCTTGCCTACAAAAGCACACTTCAGGGAATATCAAAGCTTCAGGTCAATGAAGGTTGCATAAGTGAGGACTTGAACCTTACTTGGGAAGTTCTTGCTGAACCAATACAGACAGTTATGCGAAGATATGGTGTTCCTGAGCCCTATGAAAAGTTGAAGGAACTAACCAGAGGAAGAGCAGTAACCAAGGAAAGTATAGTAGattttatgcaaggtttggAGTTACCTAACGAAGCAAAGTCCAATCTACTAAAGTTAACACCGCATAGTTATGTTGGAGCAGCTGTTGAATTGGCTAGGACGGTAGACATAGCCGTGAAGGTGGTATGA
- the LOC117613853 gene encoding probable transcription factor PosF21 — translation MDKDKSPAHGGGLPPPSGRYSGFLPTGTPFNVKPEPASSSLFSPLASGASADSGHFGHGMSAESSHFSHDISRMPDNPPRKLGHRRAHSEILTLPDDISFDSDLGVVGGADGPSFSDETEEDLFSMYLDMEKFNSSSATSSFQFGEPSSSAAAPVPALTPASRAPTSSAENIAIGSNERPRVRHQHSQSMDGSTSIKPEMLVSSSEDISAADSKKALSAAKLAELALIDPKRAKRIWANRQSAARSKERKMRYIAELEQKVQTLQTEATSLSAQLTLLQRDTNGLTAENSELKLRLQTMEQQVHLQDALNDALKEEIQHLKVLTGQAMPNGGPMMNFASFGSGQQFYPNNQAMHTLLTAQQFQQLQIHSQKQQHQFQQHQLHQLQQQQMQQQQQQQQQQQPQSGDLKMGGSIPSPSQKDNTSEVNQSVTKDC, via the exons ATGGATAAGGACAAGTCTCCTGCCCATGGTGGGGGTTTACCACCCCCATCAGGCAGGTACTCAGGTTTTTTGCCTACTGGAACTCCTTTCAATGTGAAACCCGAGCCAGCTTCATCATCATTATTTTCTCCATTGGCCTCGGGTGCTAGTGCGGACTCAGGTCATTTTGGTCATGGGATGTCTGCCGAATCTAGTCACTTTAGTCATGACATTAGCCGAATGCCAGATAACCCACCAAGGAAATTGGGTCATAGACGTGCCCATTCGGAAATCTTGACCCTTCCAGATGATATTAGCTTTGATAGTGACCTTGGTGTTGTGGGTGGTGCCGATGGTCCTTCATTTTCAGATGAGACTGAGGAAGACTTGTTTTCTATGTACCTTGATATGGAAAAATTCAATTCATCGTCTGCTACATCGTCCTTTCAATTCGGTGAGCCATCATCTTCTGCAGCAGCACCTGTTCCAGCATTAACACCAGCATCGAGAGCGCCCACTTCTTCTGCAGAAAATATTGCCATTGGTTCTAATGAGAGACCCAGAGTCAGGCACCAACATAGTCAGTCGATGGATGGATCAACAAGCATCAAACCAGAGATGCTGGTCTCCAGTTCAGAAGATATCTCTGCAGCTGATTCCAAGAAAGCCCTCTCAGCTGCTAAGCTTGCAGAACTTGCCCTGATTGATCCAAAACGTGCGAAGAG GATCTGGGCAAATAGGCAGTCAGCTGCTAGGtcaaaggaaaggaaaatgcGGTACATTGCTGAGCTTGAGCAGAAAGTTCAGACCTTGCAAACAGAAGCTACTTCCTTGTCGGCTCAATTGACTCTCTTGCAG AGAGATACAAATGGTCTGACTGCTGAGAACAGTGAACTGAAACTGCGTTTGCAAACAATGGAGCAACAGGTTCACTTGCAAGATG CACTGAATGATGCACTGAAAGAGGAAATTCAGCATCTGAAAGTTCTGACTGGCCAAGCTATGCCAAATGGTGGACCTATGATGAACTTTGCTTCTTTTGGTTCTGGCCAGCAATTCTATCCAAACAATCAGGCTATGCACACTCTTCTAACTGCACAACAGTTTCAACAGCTCCAAATTCACTCTCAGAAGCAGCAGCATCAGTTTCAGCAGCATCAACTGCATCAACTTCAACAGCAACAgatgcagcagcagcagcaacagcaacagcaacagcaaccaCAAAGTGGGGACTTGAAAATGGGAGGATCCATACCTTCTCCTAGCCAGAAAGATAATACATCAGAGGTCAACCAATCTGTAACGAAGGATTGTTAA
- the LOC117616184 gene encoding adenylosuccinate lyase-like isoform X2, whose protein sequence is MTNHDVKAVEYFLKQKCRSHPEIAKVLEFFHFACTSEDINNLAHALMLKEAINNVIFPVMDDLIEAICDMSKDNASIPMLSRTHGQTASPTTLGKEMAIFAVRLGIQRHRISEVKIMGKFAGAVGNYNAHLAAYPNINWPQIAEEFVTSLGVSFNHYVTQIETHDYMSKVFNAFNRFNNILIDFDSDIWRYISLGYFKQTTRAGEIGSSTMPHKVNPIDFENSEGNLGVASGSLSYLSEKLPKSRLQRDLTDSTVLRNMGVGLGHSLLAYRSTLQGISKLQVNEARISEELNQSWEVLAEAIQTVMRRYSVPEPYEKLKELTRGRTVTKDRIREFIKGLELPEEPKIILSNLTPHSYVGAAVKLARMVDTAVRATRKNTNVSTEKVKMVSGNSSSESEVVNLMALSPLDGRYWGKVKDLAPYMSEYGLIYFRVLVEIKWLLWLSQIPEVTEVPTFSENARSYLQEMIDGFSYNNALEIKKIEKVTNHDVKAVEYFLKQRFQSHPEIATVLEFFHFACTSEDINNLAHALMLKEAVNSVIYPVMDDLVEAVCNMAKDNAHISMLSRTHGQPASPTTLGKEMANFAVRLSRERHEISRVEIMGKFAGAVGNYNAHLVAYPDINWPQIAEEFVTSLGLSFNPYVTQIEPHDYMAELFHAFSQFNNILIDFDRDIWDYISLGYFKQTTKAGEIGSSTMPHKVNPIDFENSEGNLGVANGSFYHLSMKLPISRWQRDLTDSTVLRNMGLGLGHSLLAYKSTLQGISKLQVNEGCISEDLNLTWEVLAEPIQTVMRRYGVPEPYEKLKELTRGRAVTKESIVDFMQGLELPNEAKSNLLKLTPHSYVGAAVELARTVDIAVKVV, encoded by the exons ATGACTAACCATGATGTAAAAGCAGTGGAGTACTTCTTGAAACAGAAATGCAGATCACATCCAGAAATAGCTAAG gtgcttgaattttttcattttgcttgCACATCTGAGGACATCAACAATCTTGCTCATGCATTGATGTTAAAAGAAGCTATCAACAATGTTATATTTCCTGTCATGGACGATTTGATTGAGGCAATAtgtgacatgtcaaaggataaTGCTTCCATTCCCATGCTCTCTCGCACACATGGTCAGACAGCTTCACCCACAACTTTGGGGAAGGAAATGGCAATTTTTGCTGTGCGGCTAGGCATACAAAGGCACAGAATTTCTGAGGTCAAGATAATGGGGAAGTTTGCAGGTGCTGTAGGAAATTACAATGCTCATCTAGCTGCATATCCTAATATTAATTGGCCCCAAATTGCTGAAGAGTTTGTAACATCTCTTGGAGTGAGTTTTAATCATTATGTTACTCAGATCGAGACTCATGATTATATGTCTAAAGTTTTTAACGCATTCAACCGattcaataatatattaattgaCTTTGATAGTGATATATGGCGCTACATATCTTTGGGTTACTTCAAGCAGACAACTAGGGCTGGTGAAATTGGCTCATCAACAATGCCTCACAAAGTAAACCCtattgattttgaaaataGTGAAGGTAATCTTGGTGTGGCTAGTGGAAGTCTTTCCTACTTGAGTGAGAAGTTGCCTAAATCGCGTTTGCAGCGTGACCTGACTGATTCTACTGTTCTGAGGAACATGGGTGTTGGACTAGGACACTCTCTTCTTGCTTACAGAAGCACACTGCAGGGAATATCAAAGCTTCAGGTTAATGAAGCTCGCATAAGTGAGGAGTTGAACCAATCTTGGGAGGTGCTTGCTGAAGCAATACAAACTGTTATGCGAAGATATAGTGTTCCTGAGCCTTATGAGAAGCTGAAGGAACTAACAAGAGGAAGAACAGTTACCAAAGACAGAATAAGAGAGTTCATTAAAGGCTTGGAATTACCTGAGGAACCAAAGATCATTTTATCAAATCTGACGCCGCATAGCTATGTTGGAGCAGCAGTTAAACTGGCCAGGATGGTAGACACGGCTGTTAGAGCCACCAGAAAAAACACCAATGTTTCCACTGAGAAGGTGAAGATGGTGTCTGGCAACTCTTCTAGTGAATCTGAGGTTGTGAATTTGATGGCTTTGTCACCATTGGATGGTCGGTATTGGGGTAAAGTCAAGGACTTGGCTCCTTACATGAGTGAGTATGGTCTGATCTACTTCCGTGTTCTAGTTGAGATCAAATGGTTGCTATGGCTTTCACAAATTCCTGAAGTCACAGAGGTACCCACCTTCAGTGAAAATGCTCGGTCTTATTTGCAAGAAATGATTGATGGATTTAGTTACAATAATGCATTAGAAATAAAGAAGATTGAGAAAGTGACAAATCATGATGTGAAAGCGGTGGAGTACTTCTTGAAACAGAGATTCCAATCACATCCAGAAATAGCTACGGTGCTggaattttttcattttgcttgCACATCCGAGGACATCAACAATCTTGCCCATGCATTAATGTTGAAAGAAGCCGTGAACAGTGTCATATATCCTGTCATGGATGATTTGGTTGAGGCAGTATGTAACATGGCCAAGGACAATGCTCATATTTCTATGCTCTCTCGTACTCATGGACAGCCTGCTTCACCCACAACTTTGGGAAAGGAAATGGCAAATTTTGCAGTCAGATTAAGCAGAGAAAGGCACGAGATCTCTCGGGTGGAAATAATGGGAAAATTTGCTGGTGCGGTTGGAAATTACAATGCTCATCTTGTCGCATATCCTGATATTAATTGGCCCCAAATTGCTGAAGAGTTTGTAACATCTCTTGGGTTGAGTTTTAATCCCTATGTTACGCAGATTGAACCTCATGACTATATGGCAGAACTTTTTCATGCATTTAGCCAGTTCAACAATATATTGATTGACTTTGATAGAGATATATGGGACTACATATCTTTGGGATATTTTAAGCAGACAACAAAGGCTGGTGAGATTGGGTCTTCAACAATGCCTCACAAGGTAAACCctattgattttgaaaacagTGAAGGTAACCTTGGTGTGGCTAATGGCAGTTTTTATCATCTGAGCATGAAGTTGCCTATTTCGCGTTGGCAGCGTGACTTGACGGATTCAACTGTTTTAAGGAACATGGGTTTAGGATTAGGGCATTCTCTTCTTGCCTACAAAAGCACACTTCAGGGAATATCAAAGCTTCAGGTCAATGAAGGTTGCATAAGTGAGGACTTGAACCTTACTTGGGAAGTTCTTGCTGAACCAATACAGACAGTTATGCGAAGATATGGTGTTCCTGAGCCCTATGAAAAGTTGAAGGAACTAACCAGAGGAAGAGCAGTAACCAAGGAAAGTATAGTAGattttatgcaaggtttggAGTTACCTAACGAAGCAAAGTCCAATCTACTAAAGTTAACACCGCATAGTTATGTTGGAGCAGCTGTTGAATTGGCTAGGACGGTAGACATAGCCGTGAAGGTGGTATGA